In the genome of Phycisphaerae bacterium, one region contains:
- a CDS encoding STAS domain-containing protein, translating into MSTSRLLVEDYAGITLVTFTDSSILDNATIDQIGRDLYRLVDEENKQKIIIDFSNVKFLSSHALGILLTLHKKAKGVNGSLCLCGVRKELMKVFTLTDLDKIFKFYPDDKAALAAHHVNL; encoded by the coding sequence ATGTCGACTTCCCGATTACTGGTGGAAGACTACGCGGGGATCACCCTCGTCACGTTCACCGATAGCTCCATTCTGGACAACGCCACGATCGACCAGATAGGCAGAGATCTCTACCGCCTTGTGGACGAGGAAAACAAGCAGAAAATCATCATTGATTTCTCCAACGTCAAGTTCCTGTCCTCGCACGCCCTGGGAATCCTCCTGACGCTTCATAAGAAGGCCAAGGGGGTCAATGGATCGCTTTGCCTCTGCGGCGTCCGCAAGGAGCTCATGAAGGTCTTCACGTTGACCGACCTCGACAAGATCTTCAAGTTCTATCCCGACGACAAGGCCGCCCTGGCGGCGCATCATGTCAACCTGTGA
- the tsaB gene encoding tRNA (adenosine(37)-N6)-threonylcarbamoyltransferase complex dimerization subunit type 1 TsaB, protein MQAPRIIAVETSSATGSVALALGPRLLAEQSFSAKTQHARELLPTLAMLHEKCAWQPGEVDECFLSIGPGSFTGLRVAVAFARHLSLAAGARLCAVATLDVIAANMVSVPPPPERLAVILDAKRGQVFGATFTMVGEAYRRDGEARLVEPAVLLHEGSRLSVMGEGIDYHRAAVETSGAAIIERTLWTPRAGGVHRLGWEMSQAGLFTPPHELIPFYLRRPEAEEVWEKRQGNRCA, encoded by the coding sequence ATGCAGGCCCCTCGAATCATCGCCGTCGAAACTTCCAGCGCGACGGGTTCCGTGGCTTTGGCGCTGGGGCCGCGGCTATTGGCCGAGCAGTCATTTTCCGCGAAGACCCAGCATGCCCGTGAGTTGCTGCCGACGCTGGCGATGCTGCATGAAAAGTGCGCGTGGCAGCCGGGCGAGGTCGACGAATGTTTTTTGTCGATCGGTCCGGGGAGCTTTACGGGGCTGCGCGTGGCCGTGGCCTTTGCGAGGCACCTTTCACTGGCCGCGGGGGCCCGGCTTTGCGCGGTGGCGACGCTGGATGTGATCGCGGCCAATATGGTTTCGGTGCCACCGCCCCCGGAGCGGCTGGCCGTCATCCTGGACGCCAAGCGCGGGCAGGTCTTCGGAGCGACTTTTACGATGGTGGGCGAAGCGTATCGACGCGACGGCGAGGCGCGGCTGGTGGAGCCTGCCGTGCTACTCCACGAAGGATCGCGACTCTCGGTGATGGGGGAGGGGATTGACTATCATCGCGCGGCAGTCGAGACATCCGGCGCGGCCATCATCGAGCGAACTCTCTGGACGCCGCGCGCGGGCGGGGTCCATCGGTTGGGTTGGGAAATGTCGCAGGCGGGACTTTTCACGCCTCCGCATGAACTGATACCGTTCTATTTGCGCAGGCCGGAGGCCGAGGAGGTCTGGGAAAAGCGGCAGGGCAATCGCTGCGCATGA